The genomic interval AACTAGAGTTACAGACCATATGCAGTTCAATACTTTAGATGCCAGATAACATTTGTGTACAGTTTCATGAGTATCTGATTAAAAGTTTCCAAGTTGTGACCAAAGTTAAGTTGCAGGTTTAAGTGTGACTCTCAGAGATAGTTGAAGGACATGAGAAAGACAATGACAGTGGAGAACCTGATCCCCATGGGTCTACCTTGCAAAGCAAGTGACATGAAAATTTTGAACTGTTTGGAAAAACAAACTTCACAAAGGTTAATGATGGTGGCTTTCAAGAGAGCAGTATTTTAAGAAGGGAAACCAAAGTAGTGTCTTCTGTcggggaaaagaaaaacatttcagcacaGGGCAatagggtcaagttttgaggtcagcGTGAGAGGACTGGTTATTTGGATTACCTTGGAGTTAACTCTGCCAAGAACATTatggtgataccaagtatgtttattacACTGACTAGTGGAATTACAGCACCATCAaaggagacagaaagaaagagatagtCTTAAAAACAGAACTGGAAAGAAACTGGATTTTATTGGCACTGAACTTACCTATATAGATGCAGTTGTGAAAAGACGAAATGTAGATGAagcaaaagatggaacagatttGAAAGAATTAGAGGAATACATCATTGTCagcacatatgtgtgtgtttggttactACATGAGAAtgaaaatcattgataaaaaaggAGGAGCATAGGAGACAGGATAGAACCCTGAGAGACTACTATTCATAGGAAAAGAGGGATATGTTGAACTATCACCAATACAAGAAACACACCAGCCTCATATGAAACTACATATGAGGGAAAAGAGTGTGAGAGGAAAGGCAAATGAAATGAGCTGGAGAGCAGACCCCCAGTGCCATACCTCATTAAAACTGTTCAATGTATTGAAGACTACAGCACAGGATCCCCCCAAAGTCTTCCGTGGAGGATGACCAGAGAGTTTTATGACAGGAAAAGATATTACTTGTAGATCTCACTTTGCAAAAGCCATACTAATGATCACAAGGACGACTGTGAGTTTCAAGATGCTAAAGACAGGGGTTTTCAAATCAGGACTCATGGCCACAATTGTAGGGTTAACAAGCATTTTTCTTGAGATCATGATGCAATCAAAATGTTCTAATGCCAAATCTACAGCTTTTGGATAAATGTATATTCTGAAAGTAACAGAGTAAGCTTGAGTTATTCTGCTTTGTTTGCTACAGTATTCAGTAACCCTATTTCATTCAGTTACACTAGTTTTCTAGTTTTCATAAATGCTCAAATAAATCGAAAATTAGCTGTTCTGTCAATGGAAGAAGTTGAAATAGCATTAGAAAACTTGAACTAGGTTATCAGAGAAAAAAGACTGAGAACCACTGACTTCAGGAAATGAGAactgaaaaaaagatacaaagacTTTGGAAGCACGAGTATGGTAAAGGTTGTGGTATACATGTTTCCTTgggaaaaagttttggttttcgAGCAAAAGTGGAAAAGAGGAGCCATTCTATCAAAATATGAGGAAGGATGTGAATTGTCCGTTACACCTTCCCTACTATGTACAGAGGGAGTGACAGTTTTTGAACTATATCAAACAGATCATTAAGAGGGGCATCGTTAAAGATAATAGTTAGTTTACTGTATAGGTATCCTAGAAAAGTATGTTCGTACATAACCAAAGCATGAATATACATGAGTGTTGTGATCCTTTTCTGACACCATTTAGAAACTTTAATCATTTCATATCAAAAACACCTGTCATTTTTAAATTCTGTTGAAACTAGCACACATCATGTCAACCACAAATTCAGGCCCACTGCTTGTGACCACTTTATTCTTGTCTCCTATCATTACTTCCTCTCAGACTACTGTATGTGTACAAGAATATCATTTTATAAAAAAACATCATTATCTAAATACAGTGTAAGAGGTTTCTGAAACATATGCTCAAAAATACATTTGCATTCCAAAATATACTGATTAAAGTAAGGAATCAGCTGAGGGGCACGGatcaaaagaaaatcaaaagGGGAAACACAGTCTGCAAAGGGAGATTCATTCAGAAATTTCTTTGTTACATGTACTGAGATGAAAAGAAAGAGCACCATCTGAAGTCGTTGTGAGGTAGAATATACTGCCCTACAATATTTGCAAAAAATAGTCAAAGAAAGTTAACAGCACAATAGTAAAAGTCATAATAAAAAAACAATGTGCTGCTGTGCTATTCAATCATTCTAAAATAAATTTGCATAAGTTTTGAGGGAACACACATAACTCCCTGCAACTACAAATCTTCAATCCTACACCTTCCAGGCAATTGTGATAATGGAATGTGGCTCTAATGAAAGATTCATCTGTCCGACCCTCTTGTCTTTGAGCCTTATTTGCACATTATTCCTTCCTCTGAAATAGAAATAAACATTTCATTAATTATAGTGTTCACACCAGTAGAGTAATCAAATTTCATTACATAATTCTTCAGTCTAGGTTGGCTTTGTAAACATCGAAGGTTGACACGAAAAATTTCAACTGATTTTTGTATACCTGAAAGGCTTACATAAACCTTCTGCTTTCCAAGAATTAAAGCCAAATACTACATAATTATCTCAGCTTTCCTTTTCATATGTAATATGCaatttttctttctgttcctATATTGGCATCTACAACAGCCACTGTTGAAACAGAGTAAACAATGAGGAAGAGTATTCTTTATGTATAAACTCACTTGTTCATAAACACAATCACTGTTGCATTATCTGGTCGGACAAATGCTGTATGATACAATGAAGATGTTATTTTTGGCATTGCCACATGCTGGCTACCTTCTACCAAGAACTTAGTAAAGTGGGCCAAGGCATAATACATGGGTTGCTTGTAGAACTCTCCACGAGGCTGATGGATTACAAAAGAAACAGTTGAATCACACACTCTGTaaaatgttttatatttttctaaGTCCAACCACAACAAAAATGTGTATGGGACATTATGTTGTCACCCTTTCATCattctatttgtctgtctgtttgtggacaCACTTATGTTTATGCTAAAACTCAAGAATGACACATAATAAAACTTTATACTTATACTACAGGGACCCCACAGAGGTGACAAACTAATAAGATTTTCATGCACATAATTTAATAAATCTGCCTATTTGTTTAGAAAAAACAACATTTCTTATAAGCACTATAACTCAGGAGGGCTGAATAATGGGGAGTTCATACTCATATTAAATATATACTATaataaggcctggatgtggaaagggagctgtggtttcgggcattattgcgtggcagctagagactgagtgtgaacaaatggggcctttgttgtcttttcctagtgctacctcgcacacatgaggggggagggggaaggtattccatgtgtggcgaggtggcgatgggagtgaatgggggcagacagtgtgaattgtgtgcatgggtatatatgtatgtgtctgtgtatgtatatatatgtgtacattgatgtattttttttttattatactttgtcgctgtctcccgcgtttgcgaggtagcgcaaggaaacagacgaaagaaatggcccacccccccccccatacacatgtacatacacacgtccacacacgcaaatatacatacctacacagctttccatggtttacccgagacgcttcacatgccttgattcaatccactgacagcacatcaaccccggtataccacatcgccccaattcactctattccttgccctcctttcaccctcctgcatgttcaggccccgatcacacaaaatctttttcataggtatgtatatttgcgtgtgtggacgtgtgtgtgtatacattgtgtatgggggtgggttgggccatttctttcgtctgtttccttgcgctacctcgcaaacgcgggagacagcgaaaaagcaaaacaaatataattaataaataagGCAAGTCTCATGAAAAAAACATTTGCTTTATTTTTATATCAAACTTGCAGTGAGGCATTAGGCAACacaattgccttttttttctttttttttctgtaagtgcTAACGTCTTGCCTTAGTACCAGGTACAAAGCCTTAAATGGAAAATCTTAACTCTGCTTCTTACATTCCCACTCATTTTATTACTTGACTGCAATTTCCctcgttagtaaggtagcaccagcaacaaagaaagaccacattcgctcacatccattcttgagctgtcatatataatgccccgaaaccacaactccctatcccagccaagacccacagaccttaccTTGGTTTACTCCAACTcctttccatgccctggttcagttcactgacagcttATCAGtcactgtataccatatcgttccagtttgctctatccTATGCAAGCCTTTCTccatccttcatgttcaggccttgatcactcaaaatcttttccattccacctTTCCATCTCCGGTTTGGTCCCCCAACTccctccttttccttgttccctccacttctgacacatatatcccctttgttaacctttcatcactttctgactgattctctccttatgtccggaacatttcagcataccctcttcagcatTCTTAACCACACTAACCACATCTATAAAGTGAGGAAACAGgagaggagaatttccagccctgctactcctgcccctcttagtcaccttccatTACATGTaggagatacatgggtagtaGAAAAAGGATGCTGATGCATTAATAATTATTAATGCAGTTTGAGCGAATGAATGTGGAAAAAACAGTTTTGTCTTAACAGCTTTGTGTTAAGAGACTTTACTGTGCCTGAGAAGCAAGCCAAAGGTACAGCAATTTCAGTGTCTTGCCTAGATTCTGTTTTGGACTATCAGCCATAGAGAGAACCCCAAACCAATAATGTAATAACACAAACATTCTCAAGTTGGCCAATACGAATTAAGAGAGTGAATATTTTCCATGTTATATATACCAATAACCAGATGGCAGCTCTGGCAGCAATAATTTTGACTGTCATTAAGGCAAGGGTTCAAAAGGGTcttgaccatcatcatactaaCTGAGGTTACATTAGTCCGAGCTTTTAAAGGAGAATAGTGCTTGATAGCTTCTGACATAATGATGAATCTAGGAGGGTTTTAGACTGAAGTATCAGGCTAATTCCAACTACTTTATACCTGCATGTGTGAAGGCATGAAGAAAAATGAGCAAGGCTTATCCAGACATAAAGAGTGTGGGCTTTCTCTTCTGTCAAACAAAAATGTGTTGTAACTGTATTAAATACACCATAAGTGACTGGTAAAGAAGTGAACTGTTGACAAAAATGTGTGAATTGTATTCAGTTTCCCTCACTCACTTTATTAGCACATTTTTAAGCAATCAGTCTGACTGAAAGGATGAAAAAGTCATGGAATTAATGAATCATGTCAACTTTTCAGCAATTACCTACACATCCTAGGAATATTGATGCCATACCTGTGAACAGTGACCTAATTCACGACCCACATTTTCTCCCTGTACCAATGTGGGTCTTTTAATCTGACAGCAAAGAACATACTTATCTTTGTGGCTTGTTTTCATTGAAGGTGTCTACTACTTTTGAGACATGAGCTTTATTGATCTGTAGCTGCTGGAAAACTACACTCGATAGATATTTGATACAGCCATCTGACATGTTTCAGTTCCTTATTTTCTATAAAAGTTAAAAGGATAAGCCTAACATTCCAGTTCCTGGTCTTCAAAATACCAAACTGATTATTTGAGGCCTTTCTTACAGCAACTCAAATATTTTGCAGCATATGTCCAAGATGGTCAGGTCATCTGACAATGAACTTTGTTCACACTTAGTGGGTAAGAATGAAGAGAATCTCCAATCCATGGGCAACCTATATATTAACATAAATTTACCCCAAAAAATATGTTCTTCCAATAACTAAAATAGCTGTCTACCTACCTATATCTAGCCTGTATATACTGGTGTAGCATGCAAAACTTATACCAAACATTGGTCAGACAAGACTTCTCTTCTTTTGAAGATAATATCCTCTTACATATAAAGAAACCAAAGAAGGCAAAGTGCAATTCATAACACTGAAAACAAAAGATTCTTTATGGAGGACTTACAGCATTGATAATAATGGGTGAATCAACAAAATTTTTAACCCAGTTTGGTCCACCTTTCACATCCAGAGCAAGGTTCCAATCAGTCCAGCCTGAAACCCAGTGCTCTAGATTCTGAAAAGGAGATAGTACTCATTAAACATTCTTCTCCTCATCTTAATAGAATCAAACTCTAACAGTATGAAAAATCacttaaaaaaaatttattactAACTAAAATATACATAGGTGGTAAAGCAAAAGATACAAAACTGTGGTCTGATACTAAAGCAGAAACACAAAGAATACCGATGGAATACAGATTACTCTGAGTAATCTGCGTGGGTGTAACAAGATACAGAATGGAGGTAAAatggatagagaaagagagaaaaaacttaCAAAAACATGCATTACCTCTATAATGTTAGCAGCATAACTCTCTGCCCTCACCCAAGATCCCAGCACCACCTTCAATGGCTGCCAAGGCCACTGCCCTGAAAATAGAGCAAGAGGTCAGTATCACTTCCATTATTGCctcaattcatacttgctgtagGCTGGAAGTCTATTAACTTTGAATATTAAGTTGTGTACTGCTATATATGATTCACTGATTTTTTAAGGAATAATAAAAGTCACGGTTGTGATGAAAGATGAATTTCTGTACTTTTACACAGGAGGTTTGAAGTACATATTTCAAGTAAGTCAGTCTCATAAAAGTAGGAGAACCCTAACAAAACAACCTAACCCTAAACAGACTATCATCACTACCTAAGTCATTCACTCCATGGGTCATCCAGTCATCAACCCCTACCCATCCACACTCGTAAACTCAAGCTGTTACTTTCCTAACCTGGGTCACTGAACATGCATTCTAGGAGTGCACATATGTATCATATAACTGTAATGCCTCGAAGAGAAATTATATGTCACCTGCTGTGAATCCAAGAAATTGCATACCTAGAGATGAATAAGGAAataaaaatttttatcaaaagcTACCAGGAACTGTGGTCCAATCCTTGATAATCAATGTCCCACATTTTCAAATCATCTCTAGAGATTTAAATAAAAATCCCATGTGTGATGCTAAATATCCCTAATGGTAATAAAACAGAGAAGATTAACAAACAAGCCTGATGTATATACCTGTGCAAGCCTCAGTATATAGTATGAAAAGCTCAGGGTGATATTTGTGTGTTAGGTCCAGTGTTACAGGAGGGATCAACCAGTCTGTGTACCAGTGGACAGCCACTCCAGAAACATATGGAGCTGCCTTGCTGTCTGACATAACCTGAAATATAATAAGTATATTTGGATACTGTTTAAGTCTTACATACACTGCAAACACATTAGACTTTTCCACTAAGAAGGCTATTTCCAAATAAAATCATAAATAAAACAACCTTGAAATTTTCTGAGGAGCTGGAAACTTTCTTCATATACGAAAAAGTTCACACACATGAGTGAATACATGAAATGATATCATATAACCTCCCACGTTAAAAGCAAGATGAAAGTGCACATTCTTCTGCAAACATTTCTCCAGTCACTAATCAACATGGAGCATCTACAGAATTATCCAAATTGGCAGTCCTATAAGTGAAGCAAATCGAAATTGCCTGAACAAGAAAATAATGGTTGCTGCAGCAAATATGCGCAAAGAGGaaacaagaaataaaaaataagagaaaggttgAAAGAAGgttcaaagaaaaatgaatgaaaagaactTTTCGTAGGATATGAGGGTTTACACATGTCATGCCACCACATGGAAGCACAGTTAGAAAACTATCATTGAGAGAAATCTGGTTTTTCACTATCACCAACTTCCTTACTCAGACACAAACAAACGGTAAAGGGCATTATTGAACCTGTCAGCTATATGACTGGACCACCACTTCCATGAAATATTGAAGAGCTAAAAATATATAACTGTTATTCCACAAATGAATGGCTACCAGCTACCAGTTGTTAATTAGATATAAGTAATGTAAATAAAGCATTCTATTAGTTATTAAAGCTCCTTAATTTCAGGCTTTTGATCTCAGACAAATTTTAGAAGTAAGACTTGACACATCTAGATTGTGGCAAACCTCAAAGGACAGATGTGATAACAGTGGTCCTCGTACACTGTTTCTTCTAAACTACAGAAATAAATCTTGTACAATCAATACAGTACTAATTTTCTGAACGTGACAATACATGAATCTGGAGGATATCAGATGAATAAAGAGAAAAGCCAAGCTTATAAGCTGGTCCCTAACTCATCTATCAAAACTCCTTTCCTGCTGTCATACATTTGccttccttttatatatacagGTACGAGACCAAGCAAACCATAACCTTTTCAAACAATTGTAATTCAAAGTGTAACAAGAAGGCAGCTTTTCATCCATTTAATGtcccaatctttttttctttcttgtttcatacTTATTTACTATTTCCTCTCATCtgcaatacaccaaaaccactgcccctaatacacaaccaggcctcacaattCTTTCTGTGGTTTACTTCAGCTgcttcaatgccctggttcagtccacaaacaGCATGCTGACCCCTGTACACCATATTGCTCATTTTGTCAGTTTACTCTATCttgtgaacgcctttcaccctcctacaagtTCAGCctccaagcactcaaaacctttttcactacatctttacctcaccaatttggtctccccttttccttctcccctccatttctgacacatatatcctctttttcaacctctccttcctcattctctccatatgtccaaaccacttcagcacttCCTCTTCAGCTGTCTTATCAACCATACGCGCCTTATTatggcacctttctcttaccgtattattacttactcagtcaaccctcctcatatcaaatgttgttctcaaacatttcatttccaatacatacacCACTCTcagtacattctcatctatatccCATGATTCAcatcaatataacattgttgggactactataccttcaaacatacccattcggCCCTCAAAGAATCTTAATCACCCCATTTCCTCTTCAGTTTTCTCCAATGAAACTTGCAcatcaactaacctgtctctcagcACTGCTATTCCCATACAGAGTGTCCTATGACTAACATGCACTtatttttcttcataaattctaGAAGGTTCAGGCAACAGACTAAGTCAAACAGAAAAACAGAGACGACTAAGTAATTTTCCAGGACTCTGGAGGGATAAATTCACAATACTTACATCATTTGCCCACTTCGGTAGAAAAAAACGGTTGTCATCCAAGATCATGATTTTGACATGACCATAGCTACTGTTATTTAGGGCAGGGCCAAGGTGCTGTCCAACCCATTCTGCCTGAtcaaaatgacaaaaataataattTGAAAAAGTGAAACAGAGAATAGGTATGTAAAAATTTAAAGATGGAAGACGAAAGTGAAGCAGTACTGTATGTGAATGAGATATGTGTAAATGTGTTGATGTATGAGCAATGCATGAACAGTAAGTTCCGTGTGCAAAACTGTGTATAGGATATAAAAAGCATAAAATGAGTCAGATATGACAGTAAGGAAAACAAATCCAGTGCATAAGTAGACTATATTTCAAAGCTTCTTTTGGCAAACTTTTAAAACTTCTTACAAATAATAGCCCCAATTCATTACTTATGAATATTTGATACATCATTACCCATTTATGgtgtaatatatattcatatattatcaaATAAGCTTTGTAATAGTAAATCAATCAGACATCACTTAGTTATCACTTAATCAAGAGCTGACAAATACACAAAATTCATGACAATAATGCACGGTTCAACAGTGGTATATTTAATGATGGAGCTATAGTTGAAGATCAATAAGATGACCGTGTTAGATTGTTCATCAATGCCACAGGTCAACTAGTCCGAGAAAGAGacagcttctttaccaacctcaTATGTGGTAAATTCACATTCTTTCTAGCAGTGCAGGAATACACAATCCAGCCATCCTACTCTTTCTataacagagctcactctctaaAGGAGTCTAAAGAGATTCGTTAAGCATGACCCCCCTTTCCTTGAATCCATGAATCCACTTATGTAAATTTTTTCTGCAAGGTGTCATTCAATTCTTTTTCTGATCACCTTTTCCATTTCTTCACAGGCCAAATTTCTGAGTCTTCCCTCTTTTTGTGTGTAAAATTACCCATTCAGATTCACATATTAGGGCTatacagggaggaagttttacactcacagTGCCTCATCTCATGAACATACTCTACCACCAGTCTTacaatataaaagtacttctttacatcttttcttaagCGTCTGAATTAATTTCATCTTTAGTcctgtcgatgtgtgtgtgtgtgtatgtgtgcgtgtgtgcttatTTAACTTATGAGTACATATGCAAGCATGAGAATCCATGTAACATTCATGAACAGTCAGCTTAAAATTAATACAATTTTCACATACATGCATATTGATGAAAAACACACCTGCTCTTCAGAAGTCCAGCCGACAGCATTAAAACCGAAACTTTTTGTTAAACCATCACTTGGTTCATTTTGAGCAGTAAGACCCCAAATGCTGATGTTGTGTTCCTTATAACTCTTAATAAATCTGTAAATAGATGCACTCTAAG from Panulirus ornatus isolate Po-2019 chromosome 27, ASM3632096v1, whole genome shotgun sequence carries:
- the LOC139757616 gene encoding lysosomal acid glucosylceramidase-like, translated to MERVCHLYLLGLFLSLVCVCAVRGSGAQGGCKSRNYGHGSIVCVCDSLYCDSFPPVEFPKGGEALVVTSNKAGARWNIAKGIFSEHENEILPSTETLEFEVDSRTAYQKIIGFGGAFTDAAGLNILSLSEPLQEKILRAYYSEDGLEYNLGRIPIAGTDFSTHPYTYDDLKSGETDMELSHFSLAKEDLKYKIPLIQRAMNMSSKPIKFFGSAWGAPAWMKDNGKITGKGKLLHEMYSTWANYHVRFIKSYKEHNISIWGLTAQNEPSDGLTKSFGFNAVGWTSEEQAEWVGQHLGPALNNSSYGHVKIMILDDNRFFLPKWANDVMSDSKAAPYVSGVAVHWYTDWLIPPVTLDLTHKYHPELFILYTEACTGQWPWQPLKVVLGSWVRAESYAANIIENLEHWVSGWTDWNLALDVKGGPNWVKNFVDSPIIINAPRGEFYKQPMYYALAHFTKFLVEGSQHVAMPKITSSLYHTAFVRPDNATVIVFMNKGRNNVQIRLKDKRVGQMNLSLEPHSIITIAWKV